One genomic window of Quercus robur chromosome 6, dhQueRobu3.1, whole genome shotgun sequence includes the following:
- the LOC126689026 gene encoding glyoxysomal fatty acid beta-oxidation multifunctional protein MFP-a: MGSNAKGRAVMEVGADGVAIITIINPPVNSLSFDVLRSLKATYEQALRRDDVRAIVVTGAKGKFSGGFDISSFKGKQMDMGEIEQRPGYVSMEILSDTVEAAKKPSVAAIDGIALGGGLEVAMACHARISTATAQLGLPELQLGIIPGFGGTQRLPRLVGLSKALEMMLTSKPVKGEEAYSLGLVDAIVSPDELVNTARRWALDILDCRRPWVASLFKTDKIEPLGEAREILKFVRAQARKRAPNLTHPLVCIDVIEEGIVSGPRAGLLKEAEAFQVLMRSETSKSLIHIFFAQRGTSKVPGVTDIGLVPRRVKKVAILGGGLMGSGIATALILSNYPVILKEVNDKFLQAGIGRVTANLQSRVKKGNMTQEKFEKTISLLKGVLDYESFKDVDMVIEAVIENVSLKQQIFSDLEKYCPPHCILASNTSTIDLNLIGERTKSQDRIAGAHFFSPAHVMPLLEIVRTKQTSPQVIVDLLDVGKKIKKTPVVVGNCTGFAVNRMFFPYTQAGLLLVEHGTDLYQIDRAITKFGMPMGPFRLADLVGFGVAIATGMQFIENFPERTYKSMLIPLLQEHKRAGETTRKGFYVYDDKRRANPDPELNKYIEKSRSISGVAIDPKLVKLPEKDIVEMIFFPVVNEACRVLAEGIAVKAADLDIAAVYGMGFPPYRGGIMFWADSLGSKYIYSRLEEWSNSYGEFFKPCAYLAERASKGAPLSSPVEQAKSRM, encoded by the exons TGTTACGCAGCTTAAAAGCCACTTATGAGCAGGCCTTACGAAGAGATGATGTAAGGGCAATTGTTGTTACAG GTGCAAAGGGAAAGTTTTCTGGTGGATTTGATATTTCATCATTTAAAGGAAAGCAAATGGACATGG GGGAGATAGAACAAAGGCCTGGATATGTATCTATGGAGATTCTCAGTGACACTGTAGAAG ctgcaAAAAAGccttcagttgctgccattgatgGCATTGCCTTAGGTGGAGGATTAGAGGTTGCAATG GCATGCCATGCTAGAATATCAACCGCCACTGCACAATTAGGGTTGCCTGAACTTCAGCTTGGAATAATTCCTGGATTTGGAG GAACACAGCGGCTTCCACGTCTTGTTGGTCTCTCAAAAGCACTTGAAATGATGCTT ACATCAAAGCCAGTGAAAGGGGAGGAGGCCTATTCTTTGGGCCTTGTTGATGCCATCGTTTCACCTGATGAATTGGTAAACACTGCACGTCGGTGGGCTCTAGATATCTTAGACTGTAGAAGACCATGGGTTGCTAGTCTTTTCAAGACTGACAAGATAGAGCCCCTTGGGGAAGCAAGGGAAATACTTAAGTTTGTGAGGGCTCAGGCGCGGAAACGGGCTCCCAATCTCACACACCCATTGGTTTGCATTGATGTTATTGAAGAGGGTATAGTTTCTGGTCCCCGGGCTGGACTCTTGAAG GAGGCTGAAGCTTTTCAAGTACTTATGCGTTCTGAGACTTCCAAGAGTTTGATCCACATCTTCTTTGCTCAACGTGGAACATCAAAG GTACCTGGGGTTACTGATATTGGTTTAGTGCCAAGGAGAGTGAAGAAGGTTGCTATCCTTGGTGGAGGACTAATGGGCTCAGGAATTGCAACAGCATTGATTCTTAGTAATTATCCAGTCATCCTGAAGGAAGTAAATGACAAGTTCTTGCAGGCTGGGATTGGTAGAGTCACAG CCAATTTGCAAAGCCGTGTGAAGAAAGGGAACATGACTCAAGAGAAGTTTGAGAAAACCATATCTCTTCTCAAGGGTGTTCTTGACTATGAAAGCTTTAAAGATGTGGATATGGTGATTGAG GCTGTTATTGAGAATGTTTCTTTAAAGCAACAAATTTTTTCTGATCTTGAGAAATATTGCCCACCACATTGCATTCTTGCAAGTAACACCTCAACAATTGACTTGAACCTGATTGGAGAGAGGACAAAATCCCAAGATCGGATTGCTGGAGCTCATTTCTTTAG TCCGGCTCATGTCATGCCACTTTTGGAAATTGTTCGTACTAAGCAGACGTCTCCCCAAGTGATTGTTGACTTGCTAGATGTTgggaaaaagataaagaaaactCCAGTGGTGGTTGGAAATTGCACAGGCTTTGCTGTCAACAGGATGTTCTTCCCTTATACACAAGCTGGTCTCTTGCTCGTTGAGCATGGCACAGATCTCTATCAAATTGACAGGGCAATTACCAAATTTGGAATGCCAATGGGCCCTTTCAG ATTGGCTGACTTGGTTGGTTTTGGTGTTGCAATTGCAACTGGCATGCAATTTATTGAGAATTTTCCTGAGAGAACTTATAAATCAATGCTTATCCCACTTCTGCAGGAGCATAAGAGAGCAG GTGAAACTACTCGCAAAGGCTTCTACGTGTATGATGACAAACGCAGAGCTAACCCAGATCCTgaattaaacaaatatattgAGAAATCAAGGAGCATCTCTGGTGTAGCCATTGACCCTAag CTTGTGAAGTTACCCGAAAAGGACATTGTGGAGATGATATTCTTTCCTGTGGTGAATGAGGCATGCCGAGTCCTTGCTGAAGGTATTGCAGTCAAAGCAGCAGATCTTGACATTGCTGCTGTTTACGGCATGGGTTTCCCACCTTACAG GGGAGGTATAATGTTCTGGGCTGATTCTCTTGGTTCCAAATACATTTATTCAAGATTGGAGGAATGGTCAAACTCATACGGAGAATTCTTCAAGCCATGTGCCTATTTGGCTGAAAGAGCTTCCAAGGGGGCTCCTCTG AGTTCTCCAGTGGAGCAAGCAAAATCGCGGATGTAA
- the LOC126690256 gene encoding uncharacterized protein LOC126690256, with protein sequence MLIWRIGVNAIPTKENLQVRLPHIDTSCPLCNASVESSIHIFFECPFARALWAAACWGLSVDPASIRTPTDITKLIMEPPASPILAQEQWTVSLNMALVIDEIWRSRNLKQFCDVNADVMSAKRNIHSRFLEIAKAFTPDMIKPNELANFRWNPPPLGWIKINVDAALNRYKSAFAVVARDQLGEVLFLWGKIHHACPPALAEAEALHWAVQLAIKERWQNVMLEGDAKNCIEALTSDDATPD encoded by the coding sequence ATGCTTATTTGGAGAATCGGTGTCAATGCTATCCCCACTAAAGAGAATTTGCAAGTAAGGCTGCCTCATATAGATACTTCTTGCCCTTTGTGCAATGCGTCGGTGGAATCTAGTATCCATATTTTCTTTGAATGCCCTTTCGCCAGAGCCCTCTGGGCAGCTGCTTGCTGGGGCTTAAGTGTGGATCCAGCTTCTATAAGAACACCAACAGATATCACTAAGCTCATCATGGAACCACCTGCTTCCCCGATTCTGGCTCAGGAGCAATGGACCGTGTCCCTCAACATGGCTTTAGTCATTGATGAGATATGGAGGTCTAGAAATCTCAAGCAATTTTGTGATGTAAATGCAGATGTCATGAGTGCTAAAAGAAATATTCACTCAAGATTTCTTGAGATTGCCAAGGCTTTCACTCCGGATATGATTAAGCCAAATGAACTTGCTAACTTCAGGTGGAACCCACCACCACTTGGTTGGATCAAGATTAATGTGGATGCCGCCTTGAACAGATACAAATCAGCTTTTGCAGTAGTTGCTCGTGATCAGCTGGGAGAGGTTCTGTTTCTATGGGGAAAAATTCATCATGCCTGCCCCCCGGCGCTAGCTGAAGCTGAGGCCCTCCATTGGGCTGTGCAACTAGCGATCAAAGAGCGTTGGCAGAATGTGATGTTGGAAGGGGATGCAAAGAACTGCATTGAGGCTCTAACAAGTGATGATGCTACCCCGGATTAG
- the LOC126690257 gene encoding uncharacterized protein LOC126690257, whose protein sequence is MKLLGWNCRGICNAATVRALKAQIKGNSPNVVFLSETKASANRMGAMMNSINFSNMCVVDAKGSTGGVCIMWKEGLMIHQVDYNKNLIVVKVSDALCSWVLIGFCGPPYISKKQKAWENLLAFLESCQCPWVCLGDFNFTVNDNEVFSKNRDGAGSSTTNYLKELIFEHGAIDLGYSGNAFSWARGSWRNSAIKRRLNRAIASISWRLAFPKAAVAHLGAINSDHTPILLDTNLEESFAQRPFRFEAAWIRDNWCNSVVEKAWKADKWLYFG, encoded by the coding sequence ATGAAGCTCCTTGGCTGGAACTGTCGTGGCATCTGCAACGCTGCAACAGTTAGAGCCCTTAAGGCTCAAATAAAAGGGAATAGCCCTAATGTAGTTTTTCTAAGTGAAACTAAAGCTTCTGCTAATAGGATGGGAGCTATGATgaattcaataaatttttctaaTATGTGTGTAGTAGATGCCAAGGGTTCTACAGGTGGTGTGTGTATCATGTGGAAGGAGGGCCTTATGATCCATCAAGTGGATTACAATAAAAATCTCATTGTAGTGAAAGTTTCGGATGCTCTGTGTAGCTGGGTTCTAATTGGTTTCTGTGGCCCCCCCTATATATCTAAAAAGCAGAAGGCTTGGGAAAACCTTTTAGCCTTCCTAGAGTCATGCCAATGCCCCTGGGTCTGCTTAGGAGATTTCAACTTCACTGTTAATGACAATGAGGTGTTCAGTAAAAATAGAGATGGGGCTGGTTCTTCGACAACCAATTATTTGAAGGAATTAATCTTTGAGCATGGAGCTATTGATTTGGGTTATTCAGGTAATGCCTTTAGTTGGGCCAGAGGTAGTTGGAGAAATTCAGCTATTAAAAGAAGGCTTAACAGGGCTATAGCGAGTATTTCTTGGAGGTTAGCCTTCCCGAAAGCAGCTGTAGCCCATCTCGGAGCTATTAATTCTGACCACACTCCCATCCTTCTAGATACAAATCTAGAGGAGAGTTTTGCACAGAGACCTTTCCGGTTTGAAGCAGCTTGGATTAGAGATAATTGGTGTAACTCTGTGGTTGAGAAGGCATGGAAGGCGGATAAGTGGCTCTACTTTGGATAA